In Luteolibacter rhizosphaerae, the genomic window CTCACTCTGGAAGGCCTCCGTTTGGCAGCTTTGATGAATCTTGCATAAAAGTACGTGCCAAGCCCGTTTGAAGTGGATACAAAGTAATCGCTAAGCCATGGCTGATACCCCTCTCGCAATCGGTGTCGATTTCGGCGGAACCTCCGTCAAATTCGGCGTTCTCTATCGGAGCAACATCATCGACCAAGCCCCTCCGGTTTCCACGCCGGACTTCGACGGGCCGGACGCCTTGATCGACGCCATGCTGCGTGTGATCGGGGATCTCCGAGAGCGACACCCGCGGATCGAGGCGATCGGCGTGGGCGTCCCCGGCTTCGTCCATTTCGAGAAGGGTATCGTGCACAACCTGACCAACGTGCCCGGCTGGGTCGCCATCCCGCTCAAGAAGAAGCTGGCGGACGCCACCGGCCTGCCGGTCGTGGTGGAGAACGACGCCAACTGCATGGCCTACGCCGAGTGGAAGCGAGGCGCAGGCCGCGGCCTGAACCACCTCGTGGCTCTCACCCTCGGCACCGGCGTGGGTGGCGGCGTGGTGGCGAATGGCAAGATGGTGCGCGGGGCCCAATTCGGCGCAGGTGAAATCGGGCAGATGTCGATCGACTGGCAAGGCCGCCGCGGAGCCTATGGCAATCTCGGTGCCTTGGAAGATTACGTCGGTAACAACGAGATCGCGGCCGATGCTCGCCAAGTGTATCTGGATGCGGGCATCGAACGCCATCTCCCCGAATGCACTCCCGCAGCGCTGGCCAAGGCAGCCCTGCTCGGAGATGAGATCGCCCTCGGCATCTGGGACAGCGTGGCGGCCAAGCTCGCCACCGCGATCATGAACTGCTGCTGGCTGCTCAATCCGCAGGCCATCATCATCGGCGGCGGCGTGGCCAAGGCCGGGGACATCCTCTTCAACCCGCTCACCGCGCACCTCTACGCGCAGCTCTCCGCCCCCTTCAAGGAGCACCTGATGATCCTGCCCGCCCGCTTCGGTAACGAGGCCGGCATGGTGGGTGCCGCAGCGCTGGCCTTGGAAGAGGCAGGTGTGGTGCTGCAGCCCTGATAGTTCCTTTTCGGAGACAAGCTCGTCTCGGATGTCTGCTGCGCAATCTTCCAACGGAAGCACATGGCGCGTCGGCCATCGAGGTCGGGACTGCATGTATTACGAAGAGCTTCGTGACGGAACCTGGCAGCGGCTCGATATTGATGGGTAAATGCTGATGAGCAGTGCTCCTCATCACCTCATCTTCTTCTGCTCTGCGGAGGCATGGCAGCGCTATCCGGAATGGGCCAAGGACCGGCGGGATGAGATCATTGCCCGAATCAAGAGCGAGTTCCGCGAGCCCGCTTACGAATACATGGGAGACTAGGTCCCCGACTCGACCGAACTCGGAAAGCTCACCGTGAAGGTGGTGCCTCGATTGGATCGGCTTTCCACCGCGATCGTCCCGCGCCCTGCTTCCACCATGCCCTTGCAGATCGCCAGACCCAGGCCATAGCGGCCGCCGGAAGCATTGCGTGATTTGTCCGCACGGTAGAAACGGTCGAAGATGTGCGGGAGATCCGCCACCGGGATTCCCGGCCCGTCGTCCGCCACGCTGACATGCGAACGCCCATCTTTCTGCCACGCGCGGACGGTGACCGTTCCACCGTGACGTCCGTGGTGGATCGCGTTCTCGACCAGGTTCATGATGACCAAGGCCACCCGGTCTTCACTCCCGATGCAAGGTGCGGATAGAAGTTCCTGAGCCAAGGTGACCGAGCGCGACGAGGCCAAGGGCTTGAGGCGCGAGAGCGTTTCGCGGGCGGTATTCGCGAGATCGAGCGGTTCTCCTGCCGCCGTTGCATCCCCGGCGTCCAAGCGGGCCAACTCCAGCAAGGATTCGGCGAGCCGCTTCATCTGCCGTGCGGTATCGAGATTCCCTGTTAGAGCCTCGCGATACTCCTCCGGACTGCGCTCGCGCGAAAGGGCGGATTGCGTTTCCGCGATGAGCACGGCGAGCGGTGTGCGCAATTCATGGGAAGCATCCGAGGTGAAGCGCTTCTGCTGGGCGAAGCTGTCCTCAAGCTTCGAGAAGGTATTGTTCAGAACCGTGGCGAGTTCATGCAGCTCGCTGCCCGGACTGGTAGCCGGAATCCGCTCGGAGAGATTGCCATCCGAGATCCGCCGCGCCGCGCTGGCGATATCCTCGATCGGACGCATGGAGCGCGAGGTCAGCCACCATCCGCCGCCGAGCCCGACCGCGAACACGGCGAGGCCGGTCAGCGAAAGGCGCAAGGTAAAAGGTTTCATGCCGGTGAGATCTGCCGCCACCGGACGCCCGGCAAGTACGCACTCGCCGCGCTCGGTGAAGTGGAAGGCTTCGCGATAAGCTCCGCGGTCCCGGAACTTCGTCTGGGTATCACGCCCTTCGGCACCGGGAATGCCGATATCCTCCGGAGCATTGTCGGACTTCGACAGCCGGTCGGAGCGGCCGGTCCACACGGCATAATAGTAATCCTCCCCCGCCTCCCCCGGGAACATCGCGGCGACGTCCGCGGGAACGGGATTCGTCGGCCGCCCCGGCGGCTCGTCCCCGAACCAAGGACGCATCCGTTCGTCCGGGAACCCGTCGAACTCCTTCTTGCTCCACTCGCGGCTCGGTGGCGGACGCCGCGGCCCGCCGTCCGGCGGTCCCCACGGTCCATCATCCGGCCTACCGGAACCAAACCGCGGCGGCGGCATCCGCCCGAAAGAAGGAGACTCCTTCCCACCCCGGATCCCGACTCCCAGTGCCGCGGCCCGCTTCGACAGCTCCTCGTCCAGACGCCTCACCCGATGGGTCTTCTCCAATTGCCACGACACCACGCAGAATGCGCCCAGCAATCCGGTCAGCAACACGGCCAACCAGATCTGCAAACGCCAGCGGATGGAGTTCGTGATCATAACGTCACTCGACCAGATACCCCTCACCACGGCGGGTGGCGATCAGATCCGATCTCAGCTTGCGCCGGATGCCGTGCACATGCACGTCCAGCAGGTTCGAAAGCGTGTCCTCGTTCTCATCGAAGAGATGCTCGTAGAGTTCCGTGCGGCTGATGACCTGACCGCGATGCAGCGCGAGATACTCGAGGATGGAATACTCACGGGCTGTTAGATTCGCCACCTTGCCGCCGAGCGAAACGCGACGGGAGCGGGTATCGATCTCAACATTACCCACGATCACGGTAGGATGCGAGCGTCCTGCATGACGCCGGATGATCGAGCGGATCCGCGCGAACAGCTCGTCGAGCTCGAAGGGCTTCACGGGATAGTCATCCGCACCGCCATCGAGTCCACGCACCCGGTCACTCGTCGAATCGCGCGCCGTAAGCATCAGCACGGGCGTGCTCTTCGATTCGCGCAAGCGCCCGAGAATTTCCCATCCGTCGATCCCCGGCAACATCACATCGAGAACGATGGCGTCGTAATCGCAACTCTTGGCTTTGAACAACCCATCCTCGCCGTCCTCCGCGGTATCGACGGCGTAGCCTTCCTCCCGCAAGGCTTTCGCCAAGGCGCGGAGTAAGCGGGGTTCGTCTTCTACGATCAATAACCTCATGAGCTACAAAGGCGCGCATGATGCGCGGAAGGCAGCATAGCACGGCTTGGATTAAGGGAAGATGAAAGCCACACCGCAAAATTTTCCGATGATTTTCCGTCCCTTAACCAAGGCTTAATCGACCCCGCGCTAAGGTGCGCTCATCGAAAGGAAACAGATGAGCCGATTCCGCCACCAACTCGCACCAAACCGCCGGGGATTCCTGACCGGGATGGGTGTGGCCTTCTTCGGGATCCGCGGCCTGATGGCCGAGGAACTCGACAGGGCCACCGGGCGGATCGCCACGCCGGAGATGACGGAGGGGCCCTACTATCCGGACAAGATGCCGCTGGATACGGACAACGACCTCCTCATCATCAACGATGCCATCACCCCCGCCGTCGGTGAGATCTCCTGGGTCAGCGGCTGCGTCATGGACGCCAGCGGCCAACCCCTCCGCAACGCCACCGTCGAGATCTGGCAGTGCGATGCCAAGTCGAGCTACATCCACAGCCGCGGCCGCAACGAGAACGGCTTGGACGGCAACTTCCAAGGCTACGGCCGCTATCAGACGGACTCCACCGGCCGCTACCAGTTCCGCACGATCAAGCCGGTATCCTATGATCTGAACGGCATGTTCCGCGCGCCGCACATCCATTTCGCGATAAGCCGCAACGGACGCCGGATCTTCACCACCCAGATGATGGTGAAGGGCCACGCCGACAACGCCCGCGACCACGTGCTCGGCGAGATCGCCGACGCGAAGGCCCGCGATACCATCCTCGTCGACTTCTTGCCCATACCCGGCTCCAAACTGGGTGAACTCACGGCGAAGTTCGACCTCATCATCGGTCGCACCTTGGAAGAGGGAGACGATCACAAGCTTTTAGGAGGCATCGGCAAAGCCGAAGCACGACGATTTGGAGGTCCGCCTGGCCGGGGTCGCTTACGCCCTGGCGGAGGAGCAGGCGGACCTCCGCCCCCTCCCCGCGGTGGACCACCACCGGAGCCGCGGGCTCAATGATCTAACAGGATTTCCTGGAATACGGGGGCCGCCTGGCCACGAGCTGAGTAGGCGAGTGGCGGAGGAGCAGGCGGCCCCCTCTTCCCGCCCCTCTTTGTGCGGGCGGACGCAGCTCTTCATTCCGCAACGATATGAAAGAGACCCGACCCCTGCCGGTGCATATCCCGGTGAACCGCCGCCGCTTCTTCAAGAGCATGGCTACTGCATCCGCGGGCTTCACTCTGCCGGGATTCCTGGCGGAGGCCCTGACACAGTCCCCCATCGTCACTCAAGGCCCTTACTATCCGCTTTCGGACGACATCCCCTTGGACAAGGACAACGACCTTGTCCAACTCGGCGACAGCCTAACAGCCGCTACGGTGTCGTCACTTACATCACCGGCCGCGTGCTGGATTCCAGCGGGAACCCTGTGAAGAACGCATTGGTGGAATGCTGGCATGCCGACCACGAGGGCGACTACGTCTACTCGACCGGCACCGGGCGGAACTCGGCCTGCGATGCGAACTTCGCCGGATTCGGTCAGTTCCTTACCGGTTCCTCCGGATACTTCAAATTCCGTACCATCAAGGCGGGTCTCTACACCGGCCGCACCCGCCACTTCCACTGGGGCGTGACGCTGCCGGGAAGAACCACGCGGGCCTGCACTCAGACCGGTTGGAACGAGATCGCCTACGCGAACAGCGGCTCGGTGTGGGCCACGCAGAACTCGAACGACAATGTCTTTGCCTCCCTGACAACCGAACAGAAAGCAGCCATCCTGCTCAACTTCGCGGCGGTGGAGGGCACGACCACCGGCGAGGTGTATGCGAACTGGGACTTCGTGAGCGGCTACACCCCGGTGGAACCCACCTATCCCGCGCCCGGCGGCTTTGTCGCGAGCGGCGAACCCGTGGTGGGACCAAACAACACCGTCCGCTACAAGATCGTCATCCCTGCTTACACCAACTACTGCTACGAGATCTATGGTAACCCGACGCTGGCGGACCTGGAGTGGAGGGCCCTGCCTTTCTCGCTCACGCAAACGGGAACCTTGGACCGGCACAAGCACGTTGCCACCGCCGAAGGCAGCCTGACCGTCTACGTCGCGGCACCTGCCACCAAGGGATTCTACAAGGTGGCATTCCGCGTGCCCGGAGCCAATACCGGCACGCCCTGAAAGGTTAAACGCGAATGCCGGTCGCCCTGCGCAGGGCGACCGGCATTTTCTAACGATCTGCGCGGAGGAATCTCCCCGGAGAAATTTCCTCCGCGCCGAGCTCATCCGGCGGACCGGACTTCACTCTTCCTCGACCCGGATGAAAACCCGATCTCCGGACGGGAAGTTCACGGTGGCGCTATTCACGCCGGTACCACTCGGCTGGATGTTGCCCTGGATCTGGGTGCTCCAGTTCAGCATGTCGGTGGAGTAAGCGATGCGGTAGGTGTGCTGGCCGCCCGAGGTCCACTGCAGGTTTACCGATGGCGGATTGCCGGGAGTGATTACGGAGGCGATCTCCTTGAAGGCCGGCGCCGGTTCACCTTCGGTATAGAACCAGCGCGTCACATCATGGGATTCGAACTGGCCACCCGTGCGGGCCATGAAGCCGACGTAGGACAAACCGTTTTCATCGGCCGCTTGGGCAGAGGACAGATTCACGTCCACATCTTCCAACACTACCACGCCGTTAAGCATGACATACATCTTTCCGGGATCGCCCTCGACAGCAGGTGCCTTGTAGCCCACCCGCACCCGGTAAGGTGCCGCCGAGCCGCTGGTCTGCGTCAGATCCGGCACCGTGGCAGTGCCGCCCAATCGCATTTTCGGGATCGCCGGCAGATCCACCTTGGCGTTGGTGATGCCTCCTTCACGAATCGCGATCGAGGCGGCACTCAAATCCACGCCGGGATTGTTGTAGCTGTCGAAGCAGACGTTCACCGCATTCGAGGGCAAGCCATTCTCCTGGGTTGCGGCAGCCACTGCTTGGGTGCGTCGAGGGTCATTGTGGATCACGAAGGCCATCCCGTCCGCACCGCTATCCGGCGCTCCACCCAGACGCACCAGATGGAGATCGAACTCGGTTTCGAAGCCGCCGCCCGTGTCCACCCGCTTCCGGAACCAAGCGGTGCCGTTCACGCTGCCCACATCCGGAGTGAGGCGCAGGCGGTTCGCATCCGCCGGCGCCGGAAGGTTGGCAAAGTCGTTCATCACGGAAGCCTGGCCCATCATCGCGAGCTCCGGACCCGCACCGTTGAAGTTCTCGTAGGCAATCTCGGTGATCGCCGGAGTGATGACATCCACCACCACGTTCGCGGTCACCACCGGCCCGCCGGAGGTCGCACTCAGCGTGTAGGTGGTATCCGCGGCGGGAACGACATTGATCGACCCTTCCGGATCGAGCGTGCCGGGAATGCCGCTGATGGTCACGTTGCTCGCACCGCTCGTCTTCCACACCAGAGTGATCGGCTCGCCGGCCACCACCGTGGTCTCACCCGCAAGCGTCGCGAAGGGGACGATCGAGGTTCCCGGCAGCGGCACATCCTGTGTTTGGACCTGCCGGGTTACCGGCGTCTGGAAGTCGAAGTTCGTGAGGTTATCGATCAGATTCCACGGTCCCGAAGAACTGTCCGATCCTTCGAGAATCCAACGAACCGGGTCGCGCACGTCCGCATCATTCGCGGTGGTGAAACCATAGGAGTCGAAGGTTACCGGACTTCCACCCAAGTCGAGGATCACAGCTCCTTTGCTGAAATTGAGCCACTTCGTTGCCACGTTGTTGTCGAACAACTTGTCGGGACCTTCGGCCGCCGGGCTATTCCCATCGACCTCGTTGAACGCGCCAACGATCGGAATATTCGTCACCCCGCTCTTGATGCGGAATTCCGAGAGTTGGACGCTGTTGGCCAGCGCATCTTCCCTTAGCTTCACCGGGGTGAAACGGACATACGAGTAGGTCGCGGAACCGCCTACCACCGTGCGCAAGGTGGCAGTTGCATTCGAGGTCCCCTGCCCACTCGTCGCGGTCAGGGCGTAGACGGTGTCCGCGTTGTTCGGCGGCGTGAGCGGCGTGGATCCCGATGCCGGCAGCGTCCCCGCCACATTGGTGATGGTCACGCTGTCCGTGACCAGCGTGCTCCAGTTTGCCGTCAGCGTCGTATCCCCGTTGATCGCCACCGATTTGCTCGTGCTGTAGGAGGCGATGTATGGGGGCACGCTGCTCGGCAGGGCAAAGGCTGTCTGGAAGGTCTGCCGCGTGGTCGTCACCGCCACGTTGTTGCGGATGTCGATCGGAGTCCAAGTCGTCCCGTTGTCTCCGCCCCAAAGGATCCAGCTCACCGGATCACGCTCTTGGGCGTCGTTGGAAGTCGCGAAATTATAGCCGTCGATCGTCGCCGTGTTGCCTACACCGAAGTCGAAGACCAAGGCCTTCTTGTTAAAGTCCAGCCACTTGGTGGTGGTCAGGTTGTCCTTCACCTTGTCCGGACTCTCGTTCCCGCTGGCGGGATTGTTTCCTCCGGGATTCGTCACCGTCACGGAGGTCAGGTTCAAGTCCGCTCCGGCGAACTTGAAATCGAACTCCGAGATGGAGGCACTGTTTGCGGTACCGCTCCTCAGTTTCGTCGGTTCGAACATGAAGAAACGGTAGGTTTGCTGGGCAGCTTCGACTTGGGAGGCTGCGGCAGTGAGCAGGACGAGGGCAAAAGCCCCCCTCCCCCGCAGGGGTATCATCGATGGGGTTTTCATGGGTTTTTTAGTACGGGATTTGGGTTCTCCCGCACTGCTCTACTGCCTCAGGTGAAATAAAGTTTAGTGAGGCCTTTGGTTTTTATTCCCTCTTTTCGAGACAGCATCCGCCGCGAAGCGCACCTCCGCGAAACTCCGGTGGGCGAGTGGCGACCACGGACCGGATTGCTAAGAATTGCATACATGCGCCTGCCCCGCCCCAATTTGAGGCTTTGCACTCACGGCCCAGCGCCAGACCGGGTTTTCATCGCCAGATTCCGTCTTTACCAGGAATTCACCCCAACTCTCGCCACTCAGCTGAAACTATAGATTGCATACTTCAGCACCACCTCTTCAACACTTCCACACGCGAGGCCTCGTTGATCGACCCTTATCATCCCCATCTTCCGGACACGCCGACGTGAATCCCCCTATCCCGCGCCCCTACCTCAAATACCTTTGGCCAGCACCCACGGGACTGCTCGTCCTGCTTATTGGAATTTCGACCGAGAAGTTGGGGGGCCGCCAGACATTCCTGAAGGTGCATGTCCCCTTGGAACTCGGCTTCACCGTCTGTGTGTTCGCCGCCATCGTCTATTCCCTCCGGCTCATCGGTAAAGACAGAGCCCGGGCACCACGCTGGATCATCATGCTGAACCTTATCTTCGGACCCTTACTGCTAAGCTGCCTCGTGGTCGGTGGCATCATCGCCCATCTTGGCGAATAGACCGGCATAACGGTTGCCCCACGGGCCCCTTGTCGAAACGTGCCCACAAAAAAGGCCCACAGCACATACCGTGGACCTCGCGATTGCTTGTTTCATCTGGCTCCGGCGCTAGGGATCGAACCTAGGACCTAGTGGTTAACAGCCACCCGCTCTACCGCTGAGCTACGCCGGATTTTCAGAAGACCAACCCCGGAACCGGGGCGGGCGGAAGATGGGATGCCCCACGCTTCACTGGCAAGGGAAAAATGTATCTTCCTTAAGGAAGTTTACTCCCGACCGTAGCGCTCCCGGAATTGACGCAGCAAGTCGTCGATCCGATCTCCGCCGGAATGGGCGGCAGCCACCGGTTCCGGCGATTCCTTGGCAGGTTCCGGGTCCGGCGCAGGCCACTCCACGGCAGTCGGCGCAGCGGCAGATTCCTGGAGGACTGATTCTTGAAAAGACGGAGGCTCCACGGGCGGAGCAGAAACCACAGGTGTCTCCCCCTCTTCTTCCGGTGGCGCAAAGCTGAAGGGCGAAGATGGAGCTCCATTCTGCGGGGCTTCGCCGAAAGCCGCCACGGGGGCGTCCATGATCGGCTCTCCCGGAGCTTGAGGCACCGGCGGCGGCGTGGTCTCCGGAACCGGCGGTGCGGTAACAATTACCGGCTCCGGTGTGAATTGCACCGGGGCAGGAACCTCGACCGGTGACTCCATCAAAGCAGGAGCCGCCGCGGAAATGGATACCGAGTCTTCTTCAAGCTCCGCTGCCTTCCTCAGCACCTTGCGGGCATAGAATTCCCCGGTCGACAGACCGAGCTTGGAGCCTAGAGCCGCAGCCCGCCCCGGCATGCGGGATTCCAGCAAGGCCACCGCGCCAGCTTGATCGAGTGGCTCAAGGCGGATTTCAAGTTCGCTAAGGCGATCTTGAAGACCACCGCTCAATGCGGGCAGGAAGGCGCTCTCCCAAATATCGTTGTTCAGGGAGACCACCACATCCACGCGCGGAGCATCCTGGCGAGCTGAGGCGAGGAAGCTTGCGAAACGCAGGGCGGCCGCCGGGTCGGAATGCAGGCCTTCCAGATCGTCGGCAGCCACAACCACCCGCCCGATCAGCGAGAGCAGCGCCAGCAGCGCGGCGTAGCGCTCTACACCAGCATCCGAAATGGCGGACTGGATGATCATCCCGGTGCGCCCCGGGTGCTCCGGCACGGCGATCGCGAAACGGAACAGCGAGGCCAACCAGAAAGAGGCCTCGTTCAGGGAGATCCCCGTGCGGCGGCTCAGCTCGAGAGCGAGGCGGGGCCCCAGCACTTCGAAGTTTTCCTTGG contains:
- a CDS encoding ROK family protein, translated to MADTPLAIGVDFGGTSVKFGVLYRSNIIDQAPPVSTPDFDGPDALIDAMLRVIGDLRERHPRIEAIGVGVPGFVHFEKGIVHNLTNVPGWVAIPLKKKLADATGLPVVVENDANCMAYAEWKRGAGRGLNHLVALTLGTGVGGGVVANGKMVRGAQFGAGEIGQMSIDWQGRRGAYGNLGALEDYVGNNEIAADARQVYLDAGIERHLPECTPAALAKAALLGDEIALGIWDSVAAKLATAIMNCCWLLNPQAIIIGGGVAKAGDILFNPLTAHLYAQLSAPFKEHLMILPARFGNEAGMVGAAALALEEAGVVLQP
- a CDS encoding response regulator transcription factor translates to MRLLIVEDEPRLLRALAKALREEGYAVDTAEDGEDGLFKAKSCDYDAIVLDVMLPGIDGWEILGRLRESKSTPVLMLTARDSTSDRVRGLDGGADDYPVKPFELDELFARIRSIIRRHAGRSHPTVIVGNVEIDTRSRRVSLGGKVANLTAREYSILEYLALHRGQVISRTELYEHLFDENEDTLSNLLDVHVHGIRRKLRSDLIATRRGEGYLVE
- a CDS encoding sensor histidine kinase; this encodes MITNSIRWRLQIWLAVLLTGLLGAFCVVSWQLEKTHRVRRLDEELSKRAAALGVGIRGGKESPSFGRMPPPRFGSGRPDDGPWGPPDGGPRRPPPSREWSKKEFDGFPDERMRPWFGDEPPGRPTNPVPADVAAMFPGEAGEDYYYAVWTGRSDRLSKSDNAPEDIGIPGAEGRDTQTKFRDRGAYREAFHFTERGECVLAGRPVAADLTGMKPFTLRLSLTGLAVFAVGLGGGWWLTSRSMRPIEDIASAARRISDGNLSERIPATSPGSELHELATVLNNTFSKLEDSFAQQKRFTSDASHELRTPLAVLIAETQSALSRERSPEEYREALTGNLDTARQMKRLAESLLELARLDAGDATAAGEPLDLANTARETLSRLKPLASSRSVTLAQELLSAPCIGSEDRVALVIMNLVENAIHHGRHGGTVTVRAWQKDGRSHVSVADDGPGIPVADLPHIFDRFYRADKSRNASGGRYGLGLAICKGMVEAGRGTIAVESRSNRGTTFTVSFPSSVESGT
- a CDS encoding protocatechuate 3,4-dioxygenase, whose amino-acid sequence is MSRFRHQLAPNRRGFLTGMGVAFFGIRGLMAEELDRATGRIATPEMTEGPYYPDKMPLDTDNDLLIINDAITPAVGEISWVSGCVMDASGQPLRNATVEIWQCDAKSSYIHSRGRNENGLDGNFQGYGRYQTDSTGRYQFRTIKPVSYDLNGMFRAPHIHFAISRNGRRIFTTQMMVKGHADNARDHVLGEIADAKARDTILVDFLPIPGSKLGELTAKFDLIIGRTLEEGDDHKLLGGIGKAEARRFGGPPGRGRLRPGGGAGGPPPPPRGGPPPEPRAQ
- a CDS encoding L-type lectin-domain containing protein, whose amino-acid sequence is MKTPSMIPLRGRGAFALVLLTAAASQVEAAQQTYRFFMFEPTKLRSGTANSASISEFDFKFAGADLNLTSVTVTNPGGNNPASGNESPDKVKDNLTTTKWLDFNKKALVFDFGVGNTATIDGYNFATSNDAQERDPVSWILWGGDNGTTWTPIDIRNNVAVTTTRQTFQTAFALPSSVPPYIASYSTSKSVAINGDTTLTANWSTLVTDSVTITNVAGTLPASGSTPLTPPNNADTVYALTATSGQGTSNATATLRTVVGGSATYSYVRFTPVKLREDALANSVQLSEFRIKSGVTNIPIVGAFNEVDGNSPAAEGPDKLFDNNVATKWLNFSKGAVILDLGGSPVTFDSYGFTTANDADVRDPVRWILEGSDSSSGPWNLIDNLTNFDFQTPVTRQVQTQDVPLPGTSIVPFATLAGETTVVAGEPITLVWKTSGASNVTISGIPGTLDPEGSINVVPAADTTYTLSATSGGPVVTANVVVDVITPAITEIAYENFNGAGPELAMMGQASVMNDFANLPAPADANRLRLTPDVGSVNGTAWFRKRVDTGGGFETEFDLHLVRLGGAPDSGADGMAFVIHNDPRRTQAVAAATQENGLPSNAVNVCFDSYNNPGVDLSAASIAIREGGITNAKVDLPAIPKMRLGGTATVPDLTQTSGSAAPYRVRVGYKAPAVEGDPGKMYVMLNGVVVLEDVDVNLSSAQAADENGLSYVGFMARTGGQFESHDVTRWFYTEGEPAPAFKEIASVITPGNPPSVNLQWTSGGQHTYRIAYSTDMLNWSTQIQGNIQPSGTGVNSATVNFPSGDRVFIRVEEE